Within the Microbispora sp. ZYX-F-249 genome, the region CGTCCGGGGGCAGCCGGCCGTCACCAGGAGGCGCCGCGGCCGGTGGATCAGGCCGTCGTCGGTCCATCGCACGGCCGCGAGGTCCTCCTGCGCGCGCAGGCCCGGCAGCCGCGTGACCAGGGCCCGGAAGGCCTCCTGCAGTTCCATCCTGGCCAGGTTCGCCCCCAGGCAGTAGTGGGGACCGTGACCGAACGCGAGCTGCTGATTGGGCGTCGCCCCGGCGAACCTCCGGAGGTCGAACCGCGACGGATCCTCGAACGCCGAGGGATCGTGATTGGCGGCCGCCGGGTTGGGCAGCACGACGGTCCCCGCCGGGATGGTGCCGCCGGACAGCTCGACGTCCTGCGTCACCAGCCGGAGCAGGCCGTTCCCGCCCGGCCCCTCGTACCGCAGGATCTCCTCCACCGCGGATTCCAGCAGCTCGGGCCGGGCCGCCAGCTCCGCGTACCGCCCCGGGTGGCACAGCAGGCGGAACGTGCCCCGGATGATGATCGAGGCGGTCGTCTCGTGCCCCGCCATGATCAGCGTGAACACCATGTGGGTCAGCTCGTCCTCGCTCAGCGCGTCCTCCCCGTCGCGCGCCGAGATGAGCAGGTCGATGAGGTCGTCGCCGCGCCGGGTCCGGTGCTCGGCGATCAGGTCCCGGGCGTACGCCATGAACGCGGCGTATCCCTCCGCCCTGGTCTCGGCGCTCGCCTCGGACGAGGACAGGAACATCTCCGTCCAGCCGCGGAACTGCTCGAACCGGTCCATCGGCACGCCGAGCACCTCGCAGATCACCCGGGCGGGCAGCGGCAGCGCGAAGTCGGCGACCACGTCGAACTCGTCGCCGGCCGCGGCGAGCAGTTCGCCGGCGATCGCCGCCGCCCGGGGCCGCCAGCGCTCGACCTGCCGGGGAGTGAAGGTGCTCTGCATGATGCGGCGGTAGCGGGTGTGCTCGGGCGGGTCCTGGTTGATCAGCGCCGCCGGGTCGTCGTCCAGGCCGGTGCCGCTGACCATTCTGGGCAGGCCCGCCGCCCGCAGGTCGCGGCTGCCCGCCGGCGACGTGAGCACGGTCCTGACGTCCTCGTACCTGACGATCATCGGAGCCCGGTCCCCGCTCGGCATGGTGACCGGCTCCATCGGTCCTTCCGCCTGCCTGCGGGCGAGATCGGGCGAGGGGGTGCCCAGGGGACCGGGCGGGAAGTCGGGCCAGGGCCATGTGGTGCCGGACTGGTCTGTCATCGTCGCCTCCGGGCGTCGCCTGTCCTCCACGCTCGCCCGGAACGTACGTACCGGCTCCCGGCCGGTCAATGTCCCGCCGCGGCCACACCTCCGTGGAGGCTCGCGGCGACGGGGTGGTCACGGGCAGGCGTGTTTCGCACACAGAACGACGCCCCTCTGGGATGATCTCGAGGAAAACCGTCGGACGTCGAGAGACCGTGACTGATGCCCCCCATTGACCAAATAACCGCCTTCGTGTCGGCCCATCCGGTCGGAACAGCCATCATCAGCGTCATCGCCCTGGTCCTGCTGGTCCTGACCTTCTTCGCCCTGCGCGCCCTGATCCGCCTGTTCCGCCGCTGGGCGGCCGGCCGGCCCACCGAGGACATCCTCACCATCGTCGCCGCCAGCATCGCCACGGGCGTCTCCGCCCAGGGCATGTGGCGCTTCTCCGGCGACGTCCTCGGGTTCGACGGGCCGCTGCGGCTCCTGCTGTTCGCCTTCATCGAGGTCGCCGTCATCACCAGCGCCGTACGGGCGCGCCGCAACATGCGGGAGAACTACTCGGCCGGCATCGACGGCATCGCCGTGTGGGTCTTCACCTCCCTGTCGGCCGTCCTGTCGAGCATGGACGCCCGCAGCGTCGCCGAGGCCGTCTTCCGCCTCGCCGCCCCGCTCGTGGCCGCCTGGCTGTGGGAGCGCGGCATGGCCATCGAGCGGGTCCGCATCACCGGCAGGGGCCGCATCAACTGGCGGCTCACCCCCGAGCGGGTGCTGGTCCGGGTCGGCCTGGCCGAGGCGAGCGACCGTACGGCGAGCGAGGTGGACGCCCACCGGAGGCTGACCAGGGTGGCGCTGGCCGCCAAGCGGGTCCGCGCGCTGCGCGAGGCGGGGGCGTCCGACCGCAAGCTGCGGGCCGCGATGGCCAGGCTCGACAAGGCGATGGACCAGGCCGTGGAGTACACCGGCCTCGCGGTGGACGAGAAGCGGCAGGAGGCCCTGCTGTCCCAGATCGGCGCGCTCTACAACACCTCCGCGCTGATCGACCTCGCTCCGCCGGTGCCCTGGGCGCCCGAGCCCGAGCAGGCGCCGGCCGCCGCCGCGCTGCCCGCCGCGGCCATCGCCGAGCTGATCGACGACGAGGAGGAGGACGTCGCGGCCGAGCCGGCGCCCGTCGTCGACACCGCCCAGCGCGCGGCCCAGCTGCGGACCGCCCGGCAGTACTGGGACCAGCAGATCGCGCGCAAGTACGTCCCCCGGGCCGCCGACATCGCCCAGGAGGTGGGCATCCCGCTCCTCGTGGCGAAGGAGTGGCGGGCGCTGTGGAAGCTCGAACCCCAGGCGTACGCGCTGATCGAGGCGGCGTACCGGGAGCACGGCATCGTCGACACCGGCACGTTCCCGGCCATCGAGGTGCCCGAGCGTGAGCGCGTGCTCGTCGTGAACGGCTCCGCCGCGGGAGCGGCCGCGCACGACTCCTGACCGAGACGGCCACGCCCGGCCGCACAGGCGGGGCAAACGGGGGCGGCGGGACCGGACGGACCGGGCCCGCCGCCCCCGTCGCGTTTCCGCGCCTTCAGGCACCCGGCCACGCCCGCGTACCTTCTTCGCGCGCACCCGGCCACCCCGTGTGCCTTCGTGCGCACCCGGCCACGCCCGCGTAGCTTCTTCGCACGCACCCGGCCGCTTCGCGTGCCTCCCCACGCACCGGGCGACTCTGGGCGCCCCCCGAGCGCCCGCTGACCTGGCACCGCGGCACGCGCGAACGGACCGCGCCGGACGCCGCGCGCCGGCGTGGTCCGTTCGCGCGGTTCATTTTCCTGACATAGCGGGGCAAGGACACTCCTACTTTCCCGTGACATCGCGGGCGCGGAGGCGGACGTCCTCTCCTGCGACGGCCACACCGCCAGGTACGGGAGGGCTCATGGAGATTTCGGGGGACGGCGCGGGGAACCGCGTGGCCCGCCTCGCGGGGGGACGGGACCAGGTGGGGCGGGCGCGCAGGCTCGTGTCGGCCGCGCTCGGGCGAGACCATCCCCGTCACGACGACTGCGTGCTGCTGACCAGCGAGATCGCGACGAACGCCGTCGTGCACTCCCGTTCGGGGACCGGCGGCACGTTCACCGTCACCGTCTCGTGCCTGCCCGACCGCGTACGGGTCTGCGTCGAGGACGACGGCTCGGCCGGACCGCCGTGCGCCGGTCATCCGCTGCCGAACGGGTCGAGCCAGGGCGGTCGCGGCCTGCCGCTGCTGGACCTGCTGGCCGACCGCTGGGGGCTGGTCCGCGAGGGCGGCCGCAACGAGGTGTGGTTCGAGATCTGGTCCGAAGGCGACCGCCGACGCGCGGCGCTCGCCCGCCGGGGGACGGCCGCGTGGGTCCGGCCGGGGGTCGCGGCCGCCAACCACGCCCGGCCCGTGAAGTGACACAGGCGTGATGAGTGGTACAGAACCCACGGGTGATTTCTCGCACGGAAGGGGCAAAACCTAGTAAATAAATCGGGAAAGTAGGAGGACTTCCGCATGGCCCTGCCCGACTTCCTGGTGATCGGGGTGCCGAAGGCCGGCACCACGGCCCTGCATGCGGCACTGGCCCGTCACCCCCGGCTCTTCATGTCGCCCGTCAAGGAGCCGAAGTTCTTCCTCACCGACGGCCCGCCGCCCGACAGGGGCGGGCCGGGGGACGCCGAGACCTACCGCGAGCACGTGTGGCGGCGCGCCGACTACGAGGCGCTGTTCGCGGACGCCCCGCCGGGGGCGTTGCGCGGCGAGTCGACCCCCTTCTACCTGTACGACCGGGACGCCCAGCGGCGGATCCGGGAGGCGCTCCCGCACGCGAAGCTCGTCGTCTCGCTGCGCGATCCCGTGGAGCGCGCGCACTCCAACTGGACCCACCTGTGGTCGGCCGGCCTGGAGCCGATCGGGGACGTCATCGAGGCCTGCGCGGCCGAGAAGCGCCGGGTCGCCGAGGGCTGGTCGCCGTTCTGGCACTACGTGGGCCTCGGCCGGTACGGCGAGCAGCTCGCGCACCTGTTCACGCTGTTCCCCCGCGAGCAGGTGCTGGTCTTCCGCTACCGGGACCTGGTCGACCGCCCCGCCGCCACGCTCGACCGCATCTGCGCGTTCCTCGGGGTGGAGCAGGGACTCGTCGGCGAGGTGCCGAGGGCGAACGTCACCGCCCATCCGCCGCACAGCCGCACGCATCGCGTCCTGGCCCGGCTCGTCCGGCTCGGCGACCCGGTGCTGGGCCAGCGGCTCACCGCGCCGCTCGAACGGCTGCTGCAGCGCGACGCGCAGCCCCGGCGGCCGCTCACCTGGGAGCAGCGCCAGGAGTTGCTGGCCTACTTCGCCGCCGACATCGCGCTGCTGCGCGACGTGCTGGGCCGCGACTCCTTCGGCGAGGACTTCGGCGACTGGCTGCGCCCACGGGAGCGGTCCGGCGGCCTGGTCGGCGCCCGGCCGTCCGGCCAGCGGCAGGCCCGCAACGGGCGTGCCCGCGACGGCGCCCGTCTCTCGGCGGCCTCGCGGGGCCGAACGGCGGACGACGACGACCTGACGCCCGACACCACCTGACCGCCCACGGCGCCGCGAAGGCCGGGCGCCGCCGGCCGGGCCGAGGTCAGCGCAGCTCGGTACGCAGCTCGTGGGACCCGTCCGCGCGGGTCAGCTCGTAGTACAGGCGGTGGCCCCCGGGCACGGGCACGATCGACAGGTAGCGCAGCCCTCCCCCGGCGTACGGCGACTGGGCGACGGGGGAGGTTCCCGTGGCGGTGAGCGTGGACGGGCCGGGGCCGATGGCCACGCCCGTGCGCTCCTCGTAGTTCTCCTCCGCCGACGCGCGGCCGTCGTAGTAGGCGATGACGGTCTCGCCGCTGAACGTGACCGCGCTCACCCGCACGCCGCGCGAGTCCCACTCGCCCGGCCGCCGGTCGAGTGCGGTCCCCTGCCAGGCCCACTCGACGCCGTCGGCGCTGGTGGCGTAGTCGGTCACCATCTGGTCGGCCTCGTCGGGGTCCTCCAGGGGGTGGCACGACGCCCACAGGTGCCAGACGCCGCCGTGGTGGAGGATCACCGGGTCCTTCACGCCTGTCTTGAGGTCGCCGGGCAGCACGACCTGCGCGTCGGCGGGGTCGAACTCCGCC harbors:
- a CDS encoding cytochrome P450 — protein: MTDQSGTTWPWPDFPPGPLGTPSPDLARRQAEGPMEPVTMPSGDRAPMIVRYEDVRTVLTSPAGSRDLRAAGLPRMVSGTGLDDDPAALINQDPPEHTRYRRIMQSTFTPRQVERWRPRAAAIAGELLAAAGDEFDVVADFALPLPARVICEVLGVPMDRFEQFRGWTEMFLSSSEASAETRAEGYAAFMAYARDLIAEHRTRRGDDLIDLLISARDGEDALSEDELTHMVFTLIMAGHETTASIIIRGTFRLLCHPGRYAELAARPELLESAVEEILRYEGPGGNGLLRLVTQDVELSGGTIPAGTVVLPNPAAANHDPSAFEDPSRFDLRRFAGATPNQQLAFGHGPHYCLGANLARMELQEAFRALVTRLPGLRAQEDLAAVRWTDDGLIHRPRRLLVTAGCPRTTPVAGVRCPG
- a CDS encoding ATP-binding protein, whose translation is MEISGDGAGNRVARLAGGRDQVGRARRLVSAALGRDHPRHDDCVLLTSEIATNAVVHSRSGTGGTFTVTVSCLPDRVRVCVEDDGSAGPPCAGHPLPNGSSQGGRGLPLLDLLADRWGLVREGGRNEVWFEIWSEGDRRRAALARRGTAAWVRPGVAAANHARPVK
- a CDS encoding sulfotransferase family protein, with the translated sequence MALPDFLVIGVPKAGTTALHAALARHPRLFMSPVKEPKFFLTDGPPPDRGGPGDAETYREHVWRRADYEALFADAPPGALRGESTPFYLYDRDAQRRIREALPHAKLVVSLRDPVERAHSNWTHLWSAGLEPIGDVIEACAAEKRRVAEGWSPFWHYVGLGRYGEQLAHLFTLFPREQVLVFRYRDLVDRPAATLDRICAFLGVEQGLVGEVPRANVTAHPPHSRTHRVLARLVRLGDPVLGQRLTAPLERLLQRDAQPRRPLTWEQRQELLAYFAADIALLRDVLGRDSFGEDFGDWLRPRERSGGLVGARPSGQRQARNGRARDGARLSAASRGRTADDDDLTPDTT